The Aeoliella mucimassa genome includes the window GCCTTCTGCGGCAGCGGGCGACTCGGGTGCGACTGCGAGGTCTCTAGCGTTTGCAACGGCATGGCGCACCGCCGGGCCGTGGGATGTGGTTTTTCGCAACTCGCAGAACTCGGGCGTTTCGGGGCATTTAAGGCTAAAAATCGATGGCTGGTTGTGTTACCGTTCAGGCACAATGTCGGCACTGCGATCGCTGATCGGACCGTGCGACCACCCGCGGAGCGTACTGCCCGTGGGCGTGTGTGGGGGCGATGGGGGAAGGCTCTGCCGCCGGGGGGGCGATTCCTGGTATCCTGAAACACGAGAAATCTCGCTACGAAGCCCCGAATCCATTCGCTTGCCCCATGACTAAGCCCTCCGATCCTCCTCCGGTCGCCGATCTCTCGACGCGTACTCAGGCCATCGAGGCCCTGCAGGTGGGCATCGCCATCGCCGACGCCCGCCAGCCGGATTGCCCGCTGGTGTACTGCAACGACGCGTTTCAGACGATCACCGGCTACAACCTTTCGGAAGTGCTGGGGCGCAATTGCCGGTTCCTGCAGGGCGACGATCGCAATCAGGACGCCCGCCAGCAGATCCGCAACGCGGTTCAAAAGGGCAAGTACTGCAAGGTGCTGATTCGCAACTATCGCAAAGATGGGGCGATGTTCTGGAACGAGCTGAGCTTGTCGCCGATGCGCGACGCCGAGGGGCAGCTTACCCACTTTGTCGGGCTTGCCAGCGACGTGACCACTCGGGTGGTCGGCAACGAAAAACGCCGTGAACGCGAAGCCCGGTTGCAGGCGATTCTCGACACCGCGGTCGAAGCCATCATTACCATCGACGAACGCGGTCGCTGCGAGTCGATCAATGCGGCCGTGGAGAAGATGTTCGGCTACACAGCCGAAGAACTGCTGGGCAACAACATTTCGGTGTTGATGCCCGAACCCTTCCACAGCGAGCACGATGGCTATCTTACGAAGTACATGCACACCGGCGAGCAGAAGGTCATCGGCATCGGCCGCGAAGCGTACGGGCTGCACAAAGATGGGCATCAGTTCCCGATTCGGCTGTCGGTTAGCGAGATTCAACTCGACCGGCGTCGGCTGTTTACGGGGATCATTCACGACATTACCGAGCAGAAAAGTGCCGAAAAACGTCTGGTGCAGTCCGAGCGACTCGCGGTACTCGGCGAAGCGATGGCCCGCCTGGCCCACGAAAGTCGCAACGCCCTGCAGCGCATCCAGATCGCAGTGGAGACCGCGCGGGTGTATGCGGATGGGCTGCCACCGCTGCTGGGGCAGCTGGATGCCATTGAGCGAGCCAACGACTCGCTGAACGCGTTGCTCGAAGAATTGCGGAATTATGCGGCTCCTTTGCACTTGGAACGCAAGGAAGTGTCGCTCGCCAGC containing:
- a CDS encoding PAS domain S-box protein is translated as MTKPSDPPPVADLSTRTQAIEALQVGIAIADARQPDCPLVYCNDAFQTITGYNLSEVLGRNCRFLQGDDRNQDARQQIRNAVQKGKYCKVLIRNYRKDGAMFWNELSLSPMRDAEGQLTHFVGLASDVTTRVVGNEKRREREARLQAILDTAVEAIITIDERGRCESINAAVEKMFGYTAEELLGNNISVLMPEPFHSEHDGYLTKYMHTGEQKVIGIGREAYGLHKDGHQFPIRLSVSEIQLDRRRLFTGIIHDITEQKSAEKRLVQSERLAVLGEAMARLAHESRNALQRIQIAVETARVYADGLPPLLGQLDAIERANDSLNALLEELRNYAAPLHLERKEVSLASAWREAWNTVSHHLTERKVELIEQSADPEAKANIDRFRIAQVFRNLFENSLAACDDPVRIVVAVEKSDESGAPRWRISVSDNGPGLDIEQARRVFEPFFTTKAKGTGLGMAIARRIVESHGGTIAVVAAATGAQFDIELPA